Proteins from one Bombus pyrosoma isolate SC7728 linkage group LG16, ASM1482585v1, whole genome shotgun sequence genomic window:
- the LOC122576377 gene encoding coatomer subunit beta' isoform X1 produces the protein MPLRLDIKRKLTARSDRVKSVDLHPTEPWMLCSLYQGNVNIWNHETQTLAKTFEVCDLPVRTAKFVPRKNWVVTGSDDMQVRVFNYNTLERVHSFEAHSDYVRCIAVHPTQPFILTSSDDMLIKLWNWEKGWIAQQVFEGHTHYVMQVVFNPKDNNTFASASLDRTVKVWQLGSSTANFTLDGHEKGVNCVDYYHGGDKPYLISGADDNYVKIWDYQNKTCVQTLEGHTQNICAVCFHPELPIILTGSEDGTVRIWHAGTYRLESSLNYGFERVWAIACLKGSNNVAIGYDESSVIVKVGREEPAVSMDSLGGKIVWAKHSEIQQVNLKALGEETQDGERLPLAVKDMGACEIYPQTIQHNPNGRFLVVCGDGEYIIYTSMALRNKAFGQASEFIWAADSSQYAVRESNTTVKVFKNFKEKKSFKPDFGADGIFGGFLLGVSSGSGLSFFDWDSLKLVRRIDIQPTHVYWAENASLVALATSDQYFILKYHADVVANAPENSEDIEDAFEMVAEMSETVKTGLWVGDCFIYTNSVNRINYFVGGEVVTVSHLDRPMYLLGYVPRDNRLYLCDKELSVVSYSLLLSVLEYQTAVMRKDFETADRVLPTVPKEHRTRVAHFLEKQGFKEQALAVSTDPEHRFELALALGDLATAHSLAKEANSQQKWRQLASLATQKGKLCLAQECLHQAQDFGGLLLLATSTGNASMIQKLGSDANDMGKNNISFLSYFILGDLDKCQEILIKTDRTPEAAFFARTYAPSKVSSIVKLWKEKLSSVSKKAGQSLADPEQYENLFPGYREALKVEQFLREESKKKVPASAFPTMKPNVERNPFEEMLAAEQANRFTYKAATSTTDEAEEPTTEILMNRLQDLDIGKVIPSSTEKSNLPEKITKTTSSSRPLTMDEDDLDLDLEIDDTIDTTVSPLCYYQYVFLLLVFLFSCNIFYLVHAVRI, from the exons ATG CCACTGAGGTTAGATATCAAGCGAAAACTGACCGCTCGGTCAGACAGGGTAAAGAGCGTGGACCTTCATCCTACAGAACCATGGATGCTCTGTTCCTTGTATCAAggaaatgttaatatttgGAATCATGAAACTCAGACGCTGGCCAAAACATTTGAAGTATGTGACTTACCAGTTCGTACAGCCAAATTTGTACCACGCAAGAATTGGGTTGTTACTGGTTCAGATGATATGCAAGTTagagtatttaattataatactttgGAACGTGTGCATTCTTTCGAGGCACATAGTGACTATGTTAGATGCATTGCAGTACATCCAACACAACCATTTATATTAACAAGTAGTG ATGATATGCTAATCAAATTGTGGAACTGGGAAAAAGGTTGGATAGCACAACAGGTGTTTGAAGGACACACACACTATGTAATGCAAGTAGTATTCAATCCAAAAGACAACAATACATTTGCAAGTGCTTCATTAGACAGAACAGTGAAAGTATGGCAACTTGGATCTTCCACAGCCAATTTCACACTAGATGGTCATGAGAAAGGTGTAAATTGTGTTGATTACTATCATGGTGGAGATAAACCATACTTAATATCAGGAGCAGACGATAACTATGTCAAAATTTGGGACTATCAAAATAAAACTTGTGTACAGACACTAGAAGGACACACACAGAATATTTGTGCCGTTTGTTTTCATCCAGAATTGCCCATCATTCTTACGGGTTCTGAAGATGGAACTGTTCGAATATGGCATGCTGGAACATACAGATTGGAATCTTCCCTTAATTATGGTTTTGAGAGAGTATGGGCAATTGCTTGTTTAAAGGGCTCAAACAATGTTGCAATTGGTTACGATGAGAGTAGCGTTATAGTAAAAGTTGGTAGAGAGGAGCCTGCAGTTTCAATGGATTCATTAGGTGGTAAGATCGTCTGGGCAAAACATAGTGAAATACAGCAAGTGAACTTGAAAGCTTTGGGAGAGGAAACACAAGATGGGGAGAGACTCCCACTGGCTGTCAAAGACATGGGTGCCTGTGAAATTTATCCACAAACTATCCAGCATAATCCGAATGGAAGATTCCTGGTAGTTTGTGGAGATGGAGAGTACATTATTTACACATCTATGGCATTAAGAAATAAAGCCTTTGGTCAAGCATCGGAATTCATCTGGGCAGCTGATTCAAGTCAGTATGCTGTCAGAGAAAGTAATACCACTGTAAAAGTCTTCAAGAACttcaaagaaaagaagagcTTTAAGCCTGATTTTGGTGCTGatg GTATTTTTGGTGGATTTTTGTTGGGCGTTTCTTCTGGATCTGGTCTGTCATTTTTCGACTGGGACTCGCTTAAGTTAGTTCGTCGTATAGACATTCAACCTACACATGTCTATTGGGCCGAAAATGCCTCTCTGGTAGCATTAGCTACATCTGAtcaatactttattttaaagtacCATGCTGATGTGGTTGCAAATGCACCAGAAAATTCAGAAGACATTGAAGATGCTTTTGAG aTGGTAGCAGAAATGAGTGAAACTGTGAAAACTGGTCTATGGGTCGGTGACTGCTTCATTTACACAAATAGCGTAAATCGGATAAACTATTTCGTCGGTGGAGAAGTTGTGACTGTATCACACTTAGACAGACCAATGTATCTTCTTGGATATGTCCCAAGGGACAACAGATTGTATCTATGCGACAAGGAACTGTCAGTTGTCTCgtattcgttattattatctgtATTAGAATACCAGACTGCTGTTATGCGAAAAGATTTCGAGACAGCAGACAGAGTTCTTCCCACGGTTCCCAAGGAACATCGTACGCGAGTGGCTCATTTCTTGGAAAAACAA GGTTTCAAAGAACAAGCATTGGCTGTGTCCACGGATCCAGAACACAGGTTTGAATTGGCTCTGGCATTGGGAGACCTCGCAACGGCGCATTCGCTTGCAAAGGAAGCGAATAGCCAGCAAAAATGGCGGCAATTGGCGTCTCTCGCCACTCAGAAAGGAAAACTGTGCTTAGCACAAGAATGTTTACATCAGGCGCAAGATTTCGGTGGGCTCCTACTGCTTGCCACAAGTACAGGAAACGCGAGTATGATTCAAAAACTAGGCTCGGACGCTAATGATATGGGCAAGaataacatttctttcttgtcATATTTTATCCTTGGAGACCTTGACAAGTGTCAGGAAATCCTTATAAAAACGGACAGAACTCCAGAGGCTGCGTTCTTTGCACGAACGTACGCTCCTAGTAAAGTTTCAtcgattgtaaaattatggAAGGAGAAACTCTCGTCTGTGAGCAAGAAAGCTGGACAGAGCTTGGCTGATCCTGAACAGTATGAAAACCTGTTCCCTGGATACAGAGAAGCGTTGAAGGTCGAACAGTTCCTTAGAGAGGAGAGTAAGAAGAAGGTTCCGGCATCTGCATTCCCGACTATGAAA CCGAATGTCGAACGAAATCCATTCGAGGAGATGCTAGCGGCTGAGCAGGCGAATCGGTTTACCTACAAAGCGGCTACAAGTACAACTGACGAAGCAGAAGAACCAACCACCGAAATTCTAATGAATAGGCTACAGGATCTCGATATTGGTAAGGTAATCCCATCGTCTACGGAAAAATCGAATCTTCCCGAGAAGATTACGAAGACCACCAGCAGCTCTAGACCATTAACCATGGACGAGGACGATCTGGATCTCGATCTTGAAATCGATGATACTATAGATACTACTGTAAGTCCATTGTGTTACTACCAATATGTGTTTCTTctattagtttttcttttttcatgcAACATTTTTTACCTTGTGCATGCTGTCCGTATATAA
- the LOC122576379 gene encoding serine protease inhibitor dipetalogastin-like isoform X1 — translation MKYFLFFFGLTLICRRGWTFILADKRIFYQNCEIFNNVDLYDGPVCGSDGITYANGLYLDCVNYQTFQNVIPMHSGYCLPVDDYCKINLFYRPICGSDGHTYTNLESLSCVNYKRSQNITVALSGPCKVMDRCYSYKTLSYGSNPVCANNGLTYGNEAQVNCLRQINVDLKILHNGSCTVREVYDIYDSVEKICDIANSRFEWNPVCASDGVTYHNPFKFLCYKARDLKTLLSDNECQKNTQLSCAHLKSSAKTFGAKDEVCGNDGVTYKSIHHLQCHNNQNKCQCCLGKTLFS, via the exons ATGAAGTacttcttattctttttcg GTTTAACACTGATCTGTAGAAGAGGATGGACTTTTATATTGGCGGACAAACGaattttttaccaaaattgcgaaatttttaataacgtaGATTTGTATGATGGTCCAGTTTGTGGTAGTGATGGCATTACTTATGCCAACGGTTTATACCTAGACTGCGTTAACTATCAGACATTTCAGAACG TGATACCCATGCATTCTGGATATTGTTTACCGGTGGATGATTACTGCAAGATAAATCTGTTTTATCGGCCGATCTGTGGATCGGATGGGCACACGTACACGAACCTGGAATCACTTTCATGCGTTAATTACAAACGTTCGCAGA atataacAGTAGCTTTGAGCGGTCCTTGCAAAGTTATGGATCGCTGTTATAGTTACAAGACCTTATCGTACGGTTCCAACCCCGTCTGCGCGAATAATGGTTTGACCTATGGAAACGAGGCTCAGGTGAACTGTCTGCGACAGATTAACGTTG ATCTGAAGATTCTTCATAACGGTAGTTGCACGGTTAGGGAGGTTTATGACATTTATGACAGCGTCGAAAAGATCTGTGACATTGCCAATAGTAGGTTCGAATGGAATCCAGTGTGCGCTTCAGATGGCGTTACCTATCATAATCCTTTTAAGTTTTTGTGTTACAAAGCTCGTG aTTTGAAGACGTTGTTATCGGATAACGAATGCCAGAAGAACACGCAGCTCTCGTGTGCTCATCTCAAATCCTCTGCTAAGACCTTCGGTGCAAAGGACGAGGTTTGCGGAAACGATGGCGTTACCTACAAAAGTATCCATCACTTACAATGCCACAACAATCAAAATAAATGTCAGTGCTGTCTTGGGAAGACCTTATTTAGCTAG
- the LOC122576379 gene encoding serine protease inhibitor dipetalogastin-like isoform X2 — protein sequence MKYFLFFFGLTLICRRGWTFILADKRIFYQNCEIFNNVDLYDGPVCGSDGITYANGLYLDCVNYQTFQNDITVALSGPCKVMDRCYSYKTLSYGSNPVCANNGLTYGNEAQVNCLRQINVDLKILHNGSCTVREVYDIYDSVEKICDIANSRFEWNPVCASDGVTYHNPFKFLCYKARDLKTLLSDNECQKNTQLSCAHLKSSAKTFGAKDEVCGNDGVTYKSIHHLQCHNNQNKCQCCLGKTLFS from the exons ATGAAGTacttcttattctttttcg GTTTAACACTGATCTGTAGAAGAGGATGGACTTTTATATTGGCGGACAAACGaattttttaccaaaattgcgaaatttttaataacgtaGATTTGTATGATGGTCCAGTTTGTGGTAGTGATGGCATTACTTATGCCAACGGTTTATACCTAGACTGCGTTAACTATCAGACATTTCAGAACG atataacAGTAGCTTTGAGCGGTCCTTGCAAAGTTATGGATCGCTGTTATAGTTACAAGACCTTATCGTACGGTTCCAACCCCGTCTGCGCGAATAATGGTTTGACCTATGGAAACGAGGCTCAGGTGAACTGTCTGCGACAGATTAACGTTG ATCTGAAGATTCTTCATAACGGTAGTTGCACGGTTAGGGAGGTTTATGACATTTATGACAGCGTCGAAAAGATCTGTGACATTGCCAATAGTAGGTTCGAATGGAATCCAGTGTGCGCTTCAGATGGCGTTACCTATCATAATCCTTTTAAGTTTTTGTGTTACAAAGCTCGTG aTTTGAAGACGTTGTTATCGGATAACGAATGCCAGAAGAACACGCAGCTCTCGTGTGCTCATCTCAAATCCTCTGCTAAGACCTTCGGTGCAAAGGACGAGGTTTGCGGAAACGATGGCGTTACCTACAAAAGTATCCATCACTTACAATGCCACAACAATCAAAATAAATGTCAGTGCTGTCTTGGGAAGACCTTATTTAGCTAG
- the LOC122576377 gene encoding coatomer subunit beta' isoform X3, whose protein sequence is MPLRLDIKRKLTARSDRVKSVDLHPTEPWMLCSLYQGNVNIWNHETQTLAKTFEVCDLPVRTAKFVPRKNWVVTGSDDMQVRVFNYNTLERVHSFEAHSDYVRCIAVHPTQPFILTSSDDMLIKLWNWEKGWIAQQVFEGHTHYVMQVVFNPKDNNTFASASLDRTVKVWQLGSSTANFTLDGHEKGVNCVDYYHGGDKPYLISGADDNYVKIWDYQNKTCVQTLEGHTQNICAVCFHPELPIILTGSEDGTVRIWHAGTYRLESSLNYGFERVWAIACLKGSNNVAIGYDESSVIVKVGREEPAVSMDSLGGKIVWAKHSEIQQVNLKALGEETQDGERLPLAVKDMGACEIYPQTIQHNPNGRFLVVCGDGEYIIYTSMALRNKAFGQASEFIWAADSSQYAVRESNTTVKVFKNFKEKKSFKPDFGADGIFGGFLLGVSSGSGLSFFDWDSLKLVRRIDIQPTHVYWAENASLVALATSDQYFILKYHADVVANAPENSEDIEDAFEMVAEMSETVKTGLWVGDCFIYTNSVNRINYFVGGEVVTVSHLDRPMYLLGYVPRDNRLYLCDKELSVVSYSLLLSVLEYQTAVMRKDFETADRVLPTVPKEHRTRVAHFLEKQGFKEQALAVSTDPEHRFELALALGDLATAHSLAKEANSQQKWRQLASLATQKGKLCLAQECLHQAQDFGGLLLLATSTGNASMIQKLGSDANDMGKNNISFLSYFILGDLDKCQEILIKTDRTPEAAFFARTYAPSKVSSIVKLWKEKLSSVSKKAGQSLADPEQYENLFPGYREALKVEQFLREESKKKVPASAFPTMKPNVERNPFEEMLAAEQANRFTYKAATSTTDEAEEPTTEILMNRLQDLDIGKVIPSSTEKSNLPEKITKTTSSSRPLTMDEDDLDLDLEIDDTIDTTG, encoded by the exons ATG CCACTGAGGTTAGATATCAAGCGAAAACTGACCGCTCGGTCAGACAGGGTAAAGAGCGTGGACCTTCATCCTACAGAACCATGGATGCTCTGTTCCTTGTATCAAggaaatgttaatatttgGAATCATGAAACTCAGACGCTGGCCAAAACATTTGAAGTATGTGACTTACCAGTTCGTACAGCCAAATTTGTACCACGCAAGAATTGGGTTGTTACTGGTTCAGATGATATGCAAGTTagagtatttaattataatactttgGAACGTGTGCATTCTTTCGAGGCACATAGTGACTATGTTAGATGCATTGCAGTACATCCAACACAACCATTTATATTAACAAGTAGTG ATGATATGCTAATCAAATTGTGGAACTGGGAAAAAGGTTGGATAGCACAACAGGTGTTTGAAGGACACACACACTATGTAATGCAAGTAGTATTCAATCCAAAAGACAACAATACATTTGCAAGTGCTTCATTAGACAGAACAGTGAAAGTATGGCAACTTGGATCTTCCACAGCCAATTTCACACTAGATGGTCATGAGAAAGGTGTAAATTGTGTTGATTACTATCATGGTGGAGATAAACCATACTTAATATCAGGAGCAGACGATAACTATGTCAAAATTTGGGACTATCAAAATAAAACTTGTGTACAGACACTAGAAGGACACACACAGAATATTTGTGCCGTTTGTTTTCATCCAGAATTGCCCATCATTCTTACGGGTTCTGAAGATGGAACTGTTCGAATATGGCATGCTGGAACATACAGATTGGAATCTTCCCTTAATTATGGTTTTGAGAGAGTATGGGCAATTGCTTGTTTAAAGGGCTCAAACAATGTTGCAATTGGTTACGATGAGAGTAGCGTTATAGTAAAAGTTGGTAGAGAGGAGCCTGCAGTTTCAATGGATTCATTAGGTGGTAAGATCGTCTGGGCAAAACATAGTGAAATACAGCAAGTGAACTTGAAAGCTTTGGGAGAGGAAACACAAGATGGGGAGAGACTCCCACTGGCTGTCAAAGACATGGGTGCCTGTGAAATTTATCCACAAACTATCCAGCATAATCCGAATGGAAGATTCCTGGTAGTTTGTGGAGATGGAGAGTACATTATTTACACATCTATGGCATTAAGAAATAAAGCCTTTGGTCAAGCATCGGAATTCATCTGGGCAGCTGATTCAAGTCAGTATGCTGTCAGAGAAAGTAATACCACTGTAAAAGTCTTCAAGAACttcaaagaaaagaagagcTTTAAGCCTGATTTTGGTGCTGatg GTATTTTTGGTGGATTTTTGTTGGGCGTTTCTTCTGGATCTGGTCTGTCATTTTTCGACTGGGACTCGCTTAAGTTAGTTCGTCGTATAGACATTCAACCTACACATGTCTATTGGGCCGAAAATGCCTCTCTGGTAGCATTAGCTACATCTGAtcaatactttattttaaagtacCATGCTGATGTGGTTGCAAATGCACCAGAAAATTCAGAAGACATTGAAGATGCTTTTGAG aTGGTAGCAGAAATGAGTGAAACTGTGAAAACTGGTCTATGGGTCGGTGACTGCTTCATTTACACAAATAGCGTAAATCGGATAAACTATTTCGTCGGTGGAGAAGTTGTGACTGTATCACACTTAGACAGACCAATGTATCTTCTTGGATATGTCCCAAGGGACAACAGATTGTATCTATGCGACAAGGAACTGTCAGTTGTCTCgtattcgttattattatctgtATTAGAATACCAGACTGCTGTTATGCGAAAAGATTTCGAGACAGCAGACAGAGTTCTTCCCACGGTTCCCAAGGAACATCGTACGCGAGTGGCTCATTTCTTGGAAAAACAA GGTTTCAAAGAACAAGCATTGGCTGTGTCCACGGATCCAGAACACAGGTTTGAATTGGCTCTGGCATTGGGAGACCTCGCAACGGCGCATTCGCTTGCAAAGGAAGCGAATAGCCAGCAAAAATGGCGGCAATTGGCGTCTCTCGCCACTCAGAAAGGAAAACTGTGCTTAGCACAAGAATGTTTACATCAGGCGCAAGATTTCGGTGGGCTCCTACTGCTTGCCACAAGTACAGGAAACGCGAGTATGATTCAAAAACTAGGCTCGGACGCTAATGATATGGGCAAGaataacatttctttcttgtcATATTTTATCCTTGGAGACCTTGACAAGTGTCAGGAAATCCTTATAAAAACGGACAGAACTCCAGAGGCTGCGTTCTTTGCACGAACGTACGCTCCTAGTAAAGTTTCAtcgattgtaaaattatggAAGGAGAAACTCTCGTCTGTGAGCAAGAAAGCTGGACAGAGCTTGGCTGATCCTGAACAGTATGAAAACCTGTTCCCTGGATACAGAGAAGCGTTGAAGGTCGAACAGTTCCTTAGAGAGGAGAGTAAGAAGAAGGTTCCGGCATCTGCATTCCCGACTATGAAA CCGAATGTCGAACGAAATCCATTCGAGGAGATGCTAGCGGCTGAGCAGGCGAATCGGTTTACCTACAAAGCGGCTACAAGTACAACTGACGAAGCAGAAGAACCAACCACCGAAATTCTAATGAATAGGCTACAGGATCTCGATATTGGTAAGGTAATCCCATCGTCTACGGAAAAATCGAATCTTCCCGAGAAGATTACGAAGACCACCAGCAGCTCTAGACCATTAACCATGGACGAGGACGATCTGGATCTCGATCTTGAAATCGATGATACTATAGATACTACT GGGTGA
- the LOC122576377 gene encoding coatomer subunit beta' isoform X2 produces MPLRLDIKRKLTARSDRVKSVDLHPTEPWMLCSLYQGNVNIWNHETQTLAKTFEVCDLPVRTAKFVPRKNWVVTGSDDMQVRVFNYNTLERVHSFEAHSDYVRCIAVHPTQPFILTSSDDMLIKLWNWEKGWIAQQVFEGHTHYVMQVVFNPKDNNTFASASLDRTVKVWQLGSSTANFTLDGHEKGVNCVDYYHGGDKPYLISGADDNYVKIWDYQNKTCVQTLEGHTQNICAVCFHPELPIILTGSEDGTVRIWHAGTYRLESSLNYGFERVWAIACLKGSNNVAIGYDESSVIVKVGREEPAVSMDSLGGKIVWAKHSEIQQVNLKALGEETQDGERLPLAVKDMGACEIYPQTIQHNPNGRFLVVCGDGEYIIYTSMALRNKAFGQASEFIWAADSSQYAVRESNTTVKVFKNFKEKKSFKPDFGADGIFGGFLLGVSSGSGLSFFDWDSLKLVRRIDIQPTHVYWAENASLVALATSDQYFILKYHADVVANAPENSEDIEDAFEMVAEMSETVKTGLWVGDCFIYTNSVNRINYFVGGEVVTVSHLDRPMYLLGYVPRDNRLYLCDKELSVVSYSLLLSVLEYQTAVMRKDFETADRVLPTVPKEHRTRVAHFLEKQGFKEQALAVSTDPEHRFELALALGDLATAHSLAKEANSQQKWRQLASLATQKGKLCLAQECLHQAQDFGGLLLLATSTGNASMIQKLGSDANDMGKNNISFLSYFILGDLDKCQEILIKTDRTPEAAFFARTYAPSKVSSIVKLWKEKLSSVSKKAGQSLADPEQYENLFPGYREALKVEQFLREESKKKVPASAFPTMKPNVERNPFEEMLAAEQANRFTYKAATSTTDEAEEPTTEILMNRLQDLDIGKVIPSSTEKSNLPEKITKTTSSSRPLTMDEDDLDLDLEIDDTIDTTGVNLDDDLLEED; encoded by the exons ATG CCACTGAGGTTAGATATCAAGCGAAAACTGACCGCTCGGTCAGACAGGGTAAAGAGCGTGGACCTTCATCCTACAGAACCATGGATGCTCTGTTCCTTGTATCAAggaaatgttaatatttgGAATCATGAAACTCAGACGCTGGCCAAAACATTTGAAGTATGTGACTTACCAGTTCGTACAGCCAAATTTGTACCACGCAAGAATTGGGTTGTTACTGGTTCAGATGATATGCAAGTTagagtatttaattataatactttgGAACGTGTGCATTCTTTCGAGGCACATAGTGACTATGTTAGATGCATTGCAGTACATCCAACACAACCATTTATATTAACAAGTAGTG ATGATATGCTAATCAAATTGTGGAACTGGGAAAAAGGTTGGATAGCACAACAGGTGTTTGAAGGACACACACACTATGTAATGCAAGTAGTATTCAATCCAAAAGACAACAATACATTTGCAAGTGCTTCATTAGACAGAACAGTGAAAGTATGGCAACTTGGATCTTCCACAGCCAATTTCACACTAGATGGTCATGAGAAAGGTGTAAATTGTGTTGATTACTATCATGGTGGAGATAAACCATACTTAATATCAGGAGCAGACGATAACTATGTCAAAATTTGGGACTATCAAAATAAAACTTGTGTACAGACACTAGAAGGACACACACAGAATATTTGTGCCGTTTGTTTTCATCCAGAATTGCCCATCATTCTTACGGGTTCTGAAGATGGAACTGTTCGAATATGGCATGCTGGAACATACAGATTGGAATCTTCCCTTAATTATGGTTTTGAGAGAGTATGGGCAATTGCTTGTTTAAAGGGCTCAAACAATGTTGCAATTGGTTACGATGAGAGTAGCGTTATAGTAAAAGTTGGTAGAGAGGAGCCTGCAGTTTCAATGGATTCATTAGGTGGTAAGATCGTCTGGGCAAAACATAGTGAAATACAGCAAGTGAACTTGAAAGCTTTGGGAGAGGAAACACAAGATGGGGAGAGACTCCCACTGGCTGTCAAAGACATGGGTGCCTGTGAAATTTATCCACAAACTATCCAGCATAATCCGAATGGAAGATTCCTGGTAGTTTGTGGAGATGGAGAGTACATTATTTACACATCTATGGCATTAAGAAATAAAGCCTTTGGTCAAGCATCGGAATTCATCTGGGCAGCTGATTCAAGTCAGTATGCTGTCAGAGAAAGTAATACCACTGTAAAAGTCTTCAAGAACttcaaagaaaagaagagcTTTAAGCCTGATTTTGGTGCTGatg GTATTTTTGGTGGATTTTTGTTGGGCGTTTCTTCTGGATCTGGTCTGTCATTTTTCGACTGGGACTCGCTTAAGTTAGTTCGTCGTATAGACATTCAACCTACACATGTCTATTGGGCCGAAAATGCCTCTCTGGTAGCATTAGCTACATCTGAtcaatactttattttaaagtacCATGCTGATGTGGTTGCAAATGCACCAGAAAATTCAGAAGACATTGAAGATGCTTTTGAG aTGGTAGCAGAAATGAGTGAAACTGTGAAAACTGGTCTATGGGTCGGTGACTGCTTCATTTACACAAATAGCGTAAATCGGATAAACTATTTCGTCGGTGGAGAAGTTGTGACTGTATCACACTTAGACAGACCAATGTATCTTCTTGGATATGTCCCAAGGGACAACAGATTGTATCTATGCGACAAGGAACTGTCAGTTGTCTCgtattcgttattattatctgtATTAGAATACCAGACTGCTGTTATGCGAAAAGATTTCGAGACAGCAGACAGAGTTCTTCCCACGGTTCCCAAGGAACATCGTACGCGAGTGGCTCATTTCTTGGAAAAACAA GGTTTCAAAGAACAAGCATTGGCTGTGTCCACGGATCCAGAACACAGGTTTGAATTGGCTCTGGCATTGGGAGACCTCGCAACGGCGCATTCGCTTGCAAAGGAAGCGAATAGCCAGCAAAAATGGCGGCAATTGGCGTCTCTCGCCACTCAGAAAGGAAAACTGTGCTTAGCACAAGAATGTTTACATCAGGCGCAAGATTTCGGTGGGCTCCTACTGCTTGCCACAAGTACAGGAAACGCGAGTATGATTCAAAAACTAGGCTCGGACGCTAATGATATGGGCAAGaataacatttctttcttgtcATATTTTATCCTTGGAGACCTTGACAAGTGTCAGGAAATCCTTATAAAAACGGACAGAACTCCAGAGGCTGCGTTCTTTGCACGAACGTACGCTCCTAGTAAAGTTTCAtcgattgtaaaattatggAAGGAGAAACTCTCGTCTGTGAGCAAGAAAGCTGGACAGAGCTTGGCTGATCCTGAACAGTATGAAAACCTGTTCCCTGGATACAGAGAAGCGTTGAAGGTCGAACAGTTCCTTAGAGAGGAGAGTAAGAAGAAGGTTCCGGCATCTGCATTCCCGACTATGAAA CCGAATGTCGAACGAAATCCATTCGAGGAGATGCTAGCGGCTGAGCAGGCGAATCGGTTTACCTACAAAGCGGCTACAAGTACAACTGACGAAGCAGAAGAACCAACCACCGAAATTCTAATGAATAGGCTACAGGATCTCGATATTGGTAAGGTAATCCCATCGTCTACGGAAAAATCGAATCTTCCCGAGAAGATTACGAAGACCACCAGCAGCTCTAGACCATTAACCATGGACGAGGACGATCTGGATCTCGATCTTGAAATCGATGATACTATAGATACTACT gGTGTGAATCTCGACGACGACCTCCTCGAGGAAGACTAG